GAGGGCCACATCGGGAGCATAGACTTCTCCCACTACCTCCATATCCTTGAAGTAGGCCGTGTCTCCCGTGTGATAGATGGTCGGCCCATCCTTTATTTTTAAAATAAAACCCACCGGATTCCCTCCATAGACCAAATCGGGTTGATCCACCTTGGCATTTGGGTTTTGAACACCGCTTGAATGAACGGCGGGCGTCATGGCCACAATGACCTCTCCATCCGCTATGGATATCTCCCCGCCAATATTCATCAAGGTATCAAACCCCATCTGTTCCTTTGGGTAACCCAAAAGCTTTGCCATATTGGATCCTAATTCAAAGGTTGCTACAAGCCGGGCCCCTGTTTTTTTTGCCAGGCCTGCCGAATCACCGGTATGGTCAAAATGGCCATGGGTGACAAGAATATAATTCAATTTTTTAATCCCCTCGATTGGATCTTTTTCTTCTTTAGCATTGGGATTAACCGGGTTTTTAAGCCATGGATCGACCATCAATACTTTTCCTTTCGGGGTTGTAATTTCAAAAGCGGCATGGCCATGCCAGGTAATAACAGTTTGACCCGCC
This DNA window, taken from Nitrospiria bacterium, encodes the following:
- a CDS encoding metal-dependent hydrolase — encoded protein: MNLLSKRVVVGVFSLFLTYQSFAWAGQTVITWHGHAAFEITTPKGKVLMVDPWLKNPVNPNAKEEKDPIEGIKKLNYILVTHGHFDHTGDSAGLAKKTGARLVATFELGSNMAKLLGYPKEQMGFDTLMNIGGEISIADGEVIVAMTPAVHSSGVQNPNAKVDQPDLVYGGNPVGFILKIKDGPTIYHTGDTAYFKDMEVVGEVYAPDVALINIGGHFGMEPYMAARAAESVKAKLVIPHHFGTFPVLTQDAKEFTGALKKKRIQTLVMEPGSSIEFEGKKLKKN